In one Lycium barbarum isolate Lr01 chromosome 7, ASM1917538v2, whole genome shotgun sequence genomic region, the following are encoded:
- the LOC132604583 gene encoding GCN5-related N-acetyltransferase 6, chloroplastic-like isoform X2 → MELRSILLPQFTCFFSKQEKHQPLVVVNIFSREAFPISYDRWKNIEVHCNNDQSIRHTPLSKQDNAKLPELSFNRLQQTDDGHSGLQRRNFGRFIAREAVLDEEYWTAAWLRAEAHWESVSYMRHVDAYKRKYAEQEFYGLKRRCSGQDGNCLKCFCFVAVKKEEPNVRRTVLKSVVGTLDLSIRQFVQRERYPGEIKKLSPVLARQDPFDSHKYAYIANVCVAKFARRQGIASNMIHLAADVVNLEGFRQLFVHVNADNLPGQELYKKTGFKIVEAASSSLSKEQRILMSLDL, encoded by the exons atggagCTGAGAAGTATATTGTTGCCTCAATTCACTTGTTTTTTCTCTAAACAAGAGAAACATCAACCCCTTGTTGTTGTCAACATTTTTAGCAG GGAGGCTTTCCCCATTTCATATGATAGGTGGAAAAATATTGAAGTACATTGCAATAATGATCAAAGTATAAGGCACACACCCCTGTCGAAGCAAGACAATGCAAAGTTACCTGAGCTATCCTTTAACCGGCTTCAGCAAACTGATGATGGGCACTCTGGATTGCAAAGGCGGAACTTTGGTCGTTTCATTGCTCGTGAGGCCGTGCTTGATGAAGAATATTGG ACAGCAGCCTGGCTGCGGGCAGAAGCTCATTGGGAATCCGTGTCCTATATGAG GCATGTTGACGCATACAAAAGGAAGTATGCCGAACAG GAGTTTTACGGTTTAAAGAGAAGATGTTCTGGTCAGGACGGAAATTGCTTGAAGTGCTTTTGTTTTGTTGCG GTTAAAAAAGAAGAGCCAAATGTTAGAAGAACAGTACTTAAAAGTGTGGTGGGAACTTTGGACCTAAGCATCCGACAATTTGTACAGCGGGAGAGATACCCAGGG GAAATCAAAAAGTTATCGCCTGTCTTGGCACGTCAAGATCCCTTTGATTCACATAAATATGCTTACATTGCAAATGTTTGTGTTGCAAAGTTTGCTCGACGTCAGGGTATTGCTTCAAATATGATACATTTGGCTGCTGATGTGGTCAACTTAGAAG GTTTCAGGCAACTCTTTGTTCACGTTAATGCAGACAACTTACCTGGCCAAGAACTATACAAAAAAACTGGCTTTAAG ATCGTGGAAGCCGCTTCATCGTCTTTATCAAAAGAACAGAGGATTCTAATGTCCTTGGATTTATAA